The nucleotide window GCCCAGGCATGTGGGGCCCCCCAagtcaccccacagcccctcgggGGAAGCCAGGTAGCCGGggagggacaccccccaccccaccccccgcgcCCCATAAGTGCAcccaggaggggacccaggtgttcgggtttcccccccccaccaggtgCGCCTTCTTCCCGGGGGCCATTGACCGCCCCtccggggggctgctgggccggggggggctaCGGCCCGTCAGCGtcgccgtggggctggagggcgTCACCATCATCGACCCCCGGGAGAAGGtacgggggtgcgggggggggactGTGGGGCAGGATCGGTGCTGGGGCAGTCTatggggcaggatcaggcccatgATAGGGGGTCTGtagggcaggatcaggcccatcGGGGGGGGGCTGTGAAGCAGGATCAGGCCTATgtggggtctatggggcaggaTCAGGCGCatcgggggggctgtggggcaggatgaGGCCTATGTGGGGTCTATGGGGCCGGATCAGGCCcatgggggggggctgtgggcaggaTCAGGTCTATgtggggtctatggggcaggatcaggcccatggGGGgagggctctgtggggcaggacagAGGCTGCGGAGGTGTGGGGGACAGGTTGGGGGGCAtcgtggggctgggaaggggatgtGGGGCAGTTCTGGAGGGACAtcatggggcagggaggaagctgtggggcagctgggaggaggctgtggggcagagggggaggccGTGGGGCTGACCCTTCTGCCCCACAGCACGTCCTGTTGACGCTGACCTACCCCGAGCTGTGTTGGGAGCTGgtgggcgccgtggggcaggagggggatgccatggggcaggagggggatgccgtggggcaggagggggagggcACGGAGCCCCCCCAGCTGTGGCTGGAGTTCGACGGCGACCATGAGGGTGCCCCCGTCAACCGCCTGCTGCGGATCTTCTCCCCCCAGGTCAGACCCACGGCCGTGACCCATGGatccccggggagggcgggggggctgtTCCCATGGGGGGCAGTGAGGCTCAGCTTTCTCCCCCACAGGGTGgttgggggcagtgggggggcagctgtcccctcccagggtggttggggggcagttggggggcaGTGAGGGGGTAGTTGGGAGTGtttgggggacagtgggggggcacctgtcccctcccagggtgtttggggggctgcgggatttggtTGGGGGGCACTGTGGGGCGCCTGGGGGGGCACTAGGAGGCAGTGGGGAGCCTTGGGGGGCAGCTGTCCCCTGCCGAGGTGGTTGTGGGGCAGTGGGAGGTGGTTGGGGGGGGCACTGCAGGGCGGTTGGGGGGCGCTTAGGGGGCATTGGCAGACAGTGGGGAGTGttgggggggcagcgggggggggcagcTGTCCCCTGCCGAGGCGGTTGGGGGGCATTTGGGGACCACTGTGGGGccgttggggggcactgggaggcagtgGGGAGTGTTGGGGGTGCTTGGGGGGCAGCTGTCCTCTGCCGAGGTGGttgtggggcagtgggggggcagtgggaggtgGTTGGGGGGCgcttggggggcactgggaggcagtggggagtgttggggggcagtgggggggcaGCTGTCCTCTGCCGAGGTGGTTGTGAGGCAGTGGGGGGACAGTGGGAGGTGGTTGGGGGGCgcttggggggcactgggaggcagtggggagtgttgggggcactgggggggcagcTGTCCCCTGCCGGGGCGGttgggggacatttggggaccaCTGTGGGGCCGTtgggggagcactgggaggcagcggggggtggttggggggcagctatggggcggTGTGGGGCAGCGTGTGTGCGTCCCCCCCCAGGCCGAGCTGATGAGCGCCCTCATCGAGTGCTGCATCGAGCTGGGgggggcggagccgccgccggccccgcccccggaaCAGGCCCCGCCCCCGGACACGCCCCCCGCGCAGGGCGCCCCCTTGCGGCGGCGGGAGAGCGTCACCCGGCCCCGCCTCCAGCGGCTGGCGACCATCGACTACGTGCGGGAGGGTGGGACCGGGGGGGGGACATCCCGGGGGGGGGACatcgcggggggggcgggggggcacagcGGAGTCGGGGGGAGATctgggcggggggacggggggggacacaggaggatCCTTGGGCGGGACctgggggtcggggtgggggggggacacagaaggGGGACAGGGGATCTGGGGGGGgcgacggggggggacacggggggcacagAGGAGTCGGGGGGAGAcatggtggggggacacacagatctgggggggacacaggggggacacAAGAGGATCCttggggggggaacaggggggacgtgggggggacacacagatctggggggggggggacgggggacgggggggacacagatctggggggggacacagaggggggacaggggatctgggggggggacacagggggccctggggggggggcatcttcgggggggggtgtcacatgGGGGTGTCCCTGGCGtgcgctgacccccccccccccgggtgtgtgtgtgcccccccccaggtGAGGAGCTGCGGCGGGTGAAGCCCCCCCGGCGCTCGGCGTCCTTCTTCGgacggggggggggcagctcccacggccccggggcggggggggccggggcagagcagggctgagacccttcccgcccccccctcccagtatggactgggggcactgggagccccCCCAGGacagactgggggcactgggagctccCCCCCAGTatggactgggggcactgggagccccCCCACTATGGACTGGGAGCCCCCCCAGCacggactgggggcactgggagcccccccccgggactgggggcactgggagccgCCCCAGGacagactgggggcactgggagccgCCCCCCacgggactgggggcactgggagccccCCCCTCCAATAAACTCCAGGGACACGGATGtcggtgtcaccccccccccggccacgccaCCCCCTGGGGGcaaattcgggggggggggggatgggacaggacacaTTTCCAAGCAGTTTGGGGTTAATTTAGGGAAGtttggggaaaaagggggggtttggggctaaTTGGGAGCGGTTTGGGACATTTTGGGGAAGATTTGGGCAAATTcggaggaggggggggcagctggggcgAACTGAGGGCAGTTTAGGGCCAATTCTAGACATTTTGGGGCTAATTCAGGAGGGTTGGGGGCATCCGGGGGCAGTTGGGGGGTGATtcagggtgggtttggggctaATCTGGCAAAATTTTGGGACAGATCGGACGGTTCGGGGTAATTTAGGGCAGTTTGGGCTAATTCAGGGCAGTTTTGGGGGCACTCTGGGGCTAATTCAGGGCAGTTTTGGGGGCACTCTGGGGCTAATTCAGGGCAGTTTTGGGGGCACTCTGGGGCTAATTCAGGGGGGTTTGGGGCATCCTGGGCACTTGGGGGGTGATTTAGGGCGGTTTTGGGGCTAATTTGGCAAAATTTGGGACAGATCAGACAGCTTGGGACTAATTCAGGGCGGTTTGGGGGCTAATTCATGGCAGTTTGGGGGCAGTTTGGGGTTAATTCAGGGAGTTTGGGACATACTGGGGCAGTTGTGGGGTGATTCAGGGAGGTTTTGGGGCTAATTGGCAAATTTTGGGACAGATTGTAAGGTTTGGGGCTAATTCGGAGCAGTTTGGGGCAGATCAGGGCAGTTTGCGGCTAATTCCGAGTGGTTCGGGGCTAATTCATGGCAGTTCGGGGGCACTTTGGGGCTAATTCAGGGGGGTTTGGGACATACTGGGGCAGATGGGGGGTGATTCAGGGCGGTTTTGGGGCAAATTTAGGGTGAGTTTTGGTGAGATGAGGCAGTTTGGGGTTAATTCCGGGCAGTTTGGGACAAAAGCCTGGCGGTTTGGGGCTAATTCCAGGTAGTTTGGGGCCGATATGGGGGAAGCAGCGTCGCCAAATGGTGGCCCCACGTGACGGCGGCCATTTTAGGGCTGGGGACGACACGCGTGTGCGTGTCACGGGGGGGCGGACacgtgtgtccgtgtgtgtcaTGGGGGTGTCAGTGTGTGTCACGGGGGGGTCGGACacgtgtgtccgtgtgtgtcaCGGGGGTGTCAGTGTGTGTCACGGGGGGGTCGGACACACGTGTGTGTCACGGGGGGGTCGGACACGCGTGTGTGTCACAGGGGGGTCGGACACACGTGTGCGTGTCACGGGAACCCGTGTTTCACGGGGGAGACTCCCCTCGTTAGCGCTAACGAGCCCCCGGACGCCGCACGCGCCTCACTCACCCTGTGGCTTCCTCTGGGGCAAATCCAGCCGATTTAGGgtcactgctctcctctcctgtccGGCCTTCGCAGGTCACACCCTGCgcacaaaaccacccaaaattcCGCTATTTCTCTATTTAACCCCCCTTTTCCCCCATACCAAGGGCTATTTTTAAACCAACTTtacctcagggttttttttttgataaacaaAGCCCCAGCAGCCCGGCAAAAACACCTCGGCcctgagtaacttttttttttttttccttctaaaagggAAAATCAGTGATTTGGGAAAACTTTGTGCTCCGCGAG belongs to Chroicocephalus ridibundus unplaced genomic scaffold, bChrRid1.1 SCAFFOLD_736, whole genome shotgun sequence and includes:
- the FRMD8 gene encoding LOW QUALITY PROTEIN: FERM domain-containing protein 8 (The sequence of the model RefSeq protein was modified relative to this genomic sequence to represent the inferred CDS: inserted 1 base in 1 codon), encoding EPPPGPTAAELLLRLQGALRLPPAAGRALALWMGSRLLEVQLKPRHRPLGLFRRWPELLLRFSLGSPGEIQRDEPCLQLRRNVFFPKSKELELEEEEVLRLLYEEARGQLLGGRYPVXPPEGMELGALVCRLRLGPFRPGHHSPHGLRPLLGELLPPAPGRGGLWGALRRRGPPPEEGLLQAFARAPGPQAPPAELYRAFLRRCHRLPYYGCAFFPGAIDRPSGGLLGRGGLRPVSVAVGLEGVTIIDPREKHVLLTLTYPELCWELVGAVGQEGDAMGQEGDAVGQEGEGTEPPQLWLEFDGDHEGAPVNRLLRIFSPQAELMSALIECCIELGGAEPPPAPPPEQAPPPDTPPAQGAPLRRRESVTRPRLQRLATIDYVREGEELRRVKPPRRSASFFGRGGGSSHGPGAGGAGAEQG